A stretch of the Porites lutea chromosome 12, jaPorLute2.1, whole genome shotgun sequence genome encodes the following:
- the LOC140921307 gene encoding dynein light chain Tctex-type protein 2B-like: MEAQTHQVTTGGRPPSLSISSAQEDHRRRSSTNTSQHSSAYAFSPDRTERRKPSSIANPFLSSPNRKVSSNVSPRSEGFTTDPKHRGQADVLPTYRMEPLPDRKFRPHVVKRIMDEAFEESLDALRSYDSVKCRALTTQLCEDIKQRVKWLNYERCKLVCLVHIGSVSGQGMRVASQCLWDQNVDNFASTSYRKGDIFAVALLFAVYKE, encoded by the coding sequence ATGGAAGCACAAACACATCAGGTGACCACCGGAGGTCGCCCTCCTTCGCTTTCAATTTCATCCGCGCAGGAAGACCATAGAAGAAGATCATCAACTAACACATCACAACATTCTAGTGCTTATGCTTTTTCTCCTGACAGGACCGAGCGCCGAAAGCCCTCCTCAATTGCAAATCCCTTTCTAAGCTCTCCAAATCGTAAAGTCTCGAGCAACGTATCTCCGAGGTCTGAAGGCTTCACGACGGACCCGAAGCATCGAGGTCAAGCCGACGTTTTGCCGACTTACCGAATGGAGCCACTGCCTGACAGAAAGTTCCGTCCGCATGTTGTCAAAAGAATTATGGATGAAGCCTTTGAAGAAAGTCTTGACGCACTGCGCAGCTATGATTCGGTCAAATGCCGCGCTCTCACAACTCAACTTTGCGAGGATATCAAGCAACGAGTAAAATGGTTGAATTATGAACGCTGTAAGTTGGTATGTCTCGTTCATATTGGTTCTGTTAGCGGCCAGGGCATGCGTGTGGCAAGCCAGTGTTTGTGGGATCAAAATGTGGATAACTTTGCCTCGACCAGCTACAGAAAGGGCGACATCTTCGCTGTAGCGTTGTTATTCGCGGTATACAAGGAATAA
- the LOC140921359 gene encoding uncharacterized protein, translating into MGDEMLSVFYSGDIFTRHGKISAREVANLTASFDEKSEFRLFRDYFGLIRLVQNAAELDNTEPGFDSLYDFTYTKRSRVDSVGSDHSLTSSSSGGNAEIELFVETPSKAPGTSLAPGAPTRVSKRNAENNSEVANRNRKNRESKKNRNANVCVFCRNNGESKKVYSSHVLKDAEGNTTCPILRAYTCPLCKASGNESHTIKYCPKNKNTTKQQQSQTTASQGLN; encoded by the coding sequence ATGGGAGACGAGATGCTTAGCGTGTTCTACAGTGGAGACATTTTCACGAGGCACGGGAAGATAAGTGCCAGGGAAGTTGCAAACCTAACGGCTAGCTTCGATGAAAAGAGCGAATTCCGCCTGTTTAGAGACTACTTTGGGTTGATAAGACTCGTGCAGAATGCGGCCGAGTTGGACAACACCGAACCCGGGTTTGACAGCTTGTACGATTTTACTTACACCAAGAGATCTCGCGTAGACAGCGTGGGTTCCGATCACTCGCTAACGAGCTCAAGCTCCGGTGGCAACGCTGAAATTGAACTATTCGTGGAAACGCCGTCTAAAGCTCCAGGAACCTCGCTCGCGCCTGGCGCGCCAACACGCGTTTCGAAGCGGAACGCCGAAAACAACAGCGAGGTAGCCAATCGCAATCGGAAGAACAGAGAAAGTAAGAAAAACAGAAACGCAAACGTGTGCGTTTTTTGCAGGAATAACGGAGAGTCCAAGAAAGTGTATTCGAGTCACGTTTTGAAAGATGCTGAAGGGAACACAACATGTCCGATTCTTCGAGCGTATACCTGCCCGCTCTGCAAAGCTTCCGGAAACGAGTCGCACACCATCAAATACTGTCCGAAGAACAAAAACACtacaaaacaacagcaaagtcAAACGACAGCAAGTCAGGGCTTGAACTGA